A window from Mytilus galloprovincialis chromosome 8, xbMytGall1.hap1.1, whole genome shotgun sequence encodes these proteins:
- the LOC143085644 gene encoding uncharacterized protein LOC143085644 isoform X1, with the protein MENNASSITSKFILFLFAGHITISTSNQCTDYVLLDGPEEEARSPLLGISGSAISDDRLATGWYRSNLTAGTDMTKNCPLLMRCGTMYPIWLNGTIPTVSEGEVVRSVCKLSISGSCCDSSYNSLTIKIKNCGDFRVYYLDTSGVPASSAFCFGDIPKETTTSDQTVMVSAGLSTLQSTAMPDSESTRSGSQNIVTTTSVKPTTQNSTTVEQGTTSSTSVINQFMSTRAGVKHVNKTTTETTTLPASVSVEMTTITESTTLITATDSTVKSITGNIGLTNITDSTVTSTQTNTTLNDESSVQIETVTGNGLSTNRNNELATTIALTTGMGREIIGNNASSTTMLRHNHSTTFNRKDQVTKTIITKRTENVSVSSSINNLKTIPNSRVTTTNHDTFNGQQLTTEEVHMSTNMTTVKTGSIQNDVSTSTDMVLIIVACVCVTLAVICVIGMIVLCCLLRKRQNQRKSSLPWEQIKMDNIKQYEEIQQNLEYDYIDDINVGSNNDASFNSFRGMENRDDSSSRYVRYVEDPTEEKNVRYVEEQSQENSYYHSMAEGSSQKTSSNTYDYIESDTTENTELYHHMSSPAFDIVHYTNKEKMKEAFSEKDFEHKYNTNPNKAVETQFKVETEENLTANNDKTNTECLLNNGNIIDDESQYIIPSKKSHSCTQEDIKDLAPDTDKITELQYQNVQTISQCS; encoded by the exons ATGGAAAATAATGCTAGTTCTATTAcaagtaaatttattttatttctttttgctgGACATATTACTATTTCAACAA GCAACCAATGTACAGACTACGTGCTTTTGGATGGTCCGGAAGAAGAAGCAAGATCCCCACTCCTCGGCATTTCTGGTTCTGCCATTTCAGATGATCGCTTGGCAACAGGGTGGTATAGATCTAACCTTACCGCCGGTACAGACATGACTAAAAACTGTCCACTTTTAATGCGTTGTGGTACGATGTATCCCATATGGCTGAACG GAACCATACCAACTGTTAGTGAAGGAGAAGTAGTGAGATCTGTATGCAAGCTTAGCATAAGTGGCTCTTGTTGTGACTCAAGTTATAATAGCTTAACAATAAAAATTAAGAACTGTGGAGACTTCAGAGTTTATTATTTAGACACGAGTGGTGTACCAGCAAGCTCTGCATTTTGCTTTG gtGATATTCCGAAAGAAACAACGACATCAGATCAAACTGTTATGGTTTCCGCAG GTTTGTCTACTTTACAAAGTACAGCCATGCCAGACTCTGAAAGTACAAGGTCAGGATCACAAAATATAGTAACTACTACTTCAGTGAAACCGACAACACAAAACTCAACCACAGTAGAACAAGGCACAACATCAAGTACATCTGTCATTAACCAATTTATGTCTACTAGAGCTGGTGTCAAACACGTTAATAAAACAACAACAGAGACTACAACATTACCGGCTTCTGTTAGTGTTGAGATGACTACAATCACTGAAAGCACAACACTGATAACGGCTACTGATTCTACTGTAAAGTCAATCACTGGTAACATAGGATTGACGAATATTACAGATTCCACTGTTACATCTACACAGACAAATACAACACTCAACGACGAATCATCTGTTCAGATTGAAACCGTGACTGGTAATGGCTTGTCAACCAATAGAAACAATGAGTTAGCAACAACTATTGCACTAACAACAGGGATGGGGCGAGAGATTATAGGTAACAACGCTTCTTCTACCACAATGCTTAGACATAATCACAGCACAACTTTTAACAGAAAAGATCAAGTAACTAAAACTATTATAACTAAACGTACTGAAAATGTATCAGTATCATCGAGTATAAACAACTTGAAAACGATTCCAAACAGCAGAGTAACTACAACAAACCATGACACCTTTAATGGCCAACAACTTACAACTGAAGAAGTACATATGAGTACAAATATGACAACTGTGAAGACTGGCTCTATTCAAAATGATG TATCTACCAGCACTGATATGGTTTTGATTATTGTTGCCTGTGTTTGTGTGACGCTTGCTGTTATTTGTGTCATCGGTATGATTGTATTGTGTTG tttattAAGAAAACGACAAAACCAGAGAAAAAGCAGTCTGCCTTGGGAACAAATTAAAATGGACAATATCAAGCAATATGAAGAAATTCAGCAAAATCTGGAGTATGACTATATTGACGATATCAATGTTGGATCTAATAACGACGCATCATTTAATTCATTTCGTGGCATGGAAAATCGCGATGACAGTTCTAGTCGATATGTTAGATATGTTGAAGATCcaactgaagaaaaaaatgtaagatATGTTGAAGAACAAAGTCAAGAAAATAGTTATTACCATAGTATGGCTGAAGGTTCTTCACAGAAAACATCAAGCAATACATACGATTATATCGAAAGTGACACAACTGAAAATACAGAACTATATCATCATATGAGTTCACCTGCATTCGATATCGTCcactatacaaacaaagaaaaaatgaaagaagctttttcagaaaaggattttgaACACAAGTACAATACTAACCCAAATAAAGCTGTAGAAACCCAGTTTAAGGTCGAAACAGAAGAAAACTTAACGGCCAACAACGATAAGACAAATACTGAATGCTTGTTGAACAATGGTAATATCATTGACGACGAAAGCCAATATATAATACCTTCCAAAAAATCACACAGTTGTACTCAAGAAGACATTAAAGATTTAGCACCAGACACTGACAAAATAACAGAGCTACAGTACCAAAATGTTCAAACAATAAGCCAATGTAGTTAG
- the LOC143085643 gene encoding uncharacterized protein LOC143085643, producing MSLNRFILMGRRKTYNVAECSNYKRQVNPEEDVEYTYWCCFPFCKKQKKANNSNTTNVTSISRLSETSKGQAKDQGADKQVQHEDTQVILVSLKTELDRCKRDLIKCHEEKNDLALRLSELMGKQLQDNNPQITNLNDPNRPQKLSEMLSDIYDNEWLEAFTGLQSQDENLDEQSAVDILFNLLKVIYEETLDQVGKFSSHIQQWFVGNQQCPHSRILEFVVSISSSVIQHLRTEIEKVLLVKFKESSISVCTIYIKRCVDMCFFMRIKIPEMYLQFDCDIINVDKTTFKPYTKDGDTLDYVVWPALFLFKEGPLMNRGVVQCK from the exons ATGTCACTTAATCGTTTTATACT TATGGGAAGACGGAAAACATACAATGTTGCTGAATGTTCAAATTATAAAAGACAAGTAAATCCAGAAGAAGACGTGGAATATACATACtggtgttgttttccattttg CAAAAAGCAGAAAAAGGCCAATAATAGCAACACAACTAACGTCACATCGATTTCGAGATTGAG CGAGACATCAAAAGGTCAAGCAAAAGATCAAGGAGCAGACAAACAAGTTCAACATGAAGATACGCAAGTGATACTGGTTAG TTTGAAAACAGAGTTAGACAGATGTAAAAGAGATCTTATAAAGTGTCATGAAGAAAAGAACGATCTAGCATTACG ACTGAGTGAATTGATGGGGAAGCAGTTACAGGATAACAATCcccaaataacaaatttaaatgatCCAAACAGACCACAGAAGTTATCTGAAATGCTTAGTGATATATATGACAACGAATGGCTTGAGGCTTTTACTGGTCTGCAGTCGCAAGATGAGAATCTAGACGAACAAAGCGCAGTTGATATCCTTTTTAATCTGTTGAAG GTTATATATGAAGAAACATTAGACCAGGTTGGTAAATTCTCTAGTCACATACAGCAATGGTTTGTTGGCAACCAG CAATGTCCTCATAGTCGGATTTTAGAGTTTGTAGTTTCCATATCGTCTTCTGTCATTCAACATCTGCGAACAGAAATCGAAAAG GTGCTCTTAGTAAAATTTAAAGAGAGTAGTATATCAGTATGTACTATCTATATAAAGCGGTGTGTTGACATGTGTTTTTTCATGAGGATAAAGATACCAGAAATGTATTTGCAATTTGACTGTGATATAATAAATGTAGACAAGACTACCTTCAAACCGTACACTAAAGATGGTGATACATTAGACTATGTCGTTTGGCCAGCactgtttttatttaaagaaggGCCATTAATGAACAGAGGAGTTGTGCAATGCAAGTAA
- the LOC143085644 gene encoding uncharacterized protein LOC143085644 isoform X2, which produces MENNASSITSKFILFLFAGHITISTSNQCTDYVLLDGPEEEARSPLLGISGSAISDDRLATGWYRSNLTAGTDMTKNCPLLMRCGTMYPIWLNGTIPTVSEGEVVRSVCKLSISGSCCDSSYNSLTIKIKNCGDFRVYYLDTSGVPASSAFCFGDIPKETTTSDQTVMVSAGLSTLQSTAMPDSESTRSGSQNIVTTTSVKPTTQNSTTVEQGTTSSTSVINQFMSTRAGVKHVNKTTTETTTLPASVSVEMTTITESTTLITATDSTVKSITGNIGLTNITDSTVTSTQTNTTLNDESSVQIETVTGNGLSTNRNNELATTIALTTGMGREIIVSTSTDMVLIIVACVCVTLAVICVIGMIVLCCLLRKRQNQRKSSLPWEQIKMDNIKQYEEIQQNLEYDYIDDINVGSNNDASFNSFRGMENRDDSSSRYVRYVEDPTEEKNVRYVEEQSQENSYYHSMAEGSSQKTSSNTYDYIESDTTENTELYHHMSSPAFDIVHYTNKEKMKEAFSEKDFEHKYNTNPNKAVETQFKVETEENLTANNDKTNTECLLNNGNIIDDESQYIIPSKKSHSCTQEDIKDLAPDTDKITELQYQNVQTISQCS; this is translated from the exons ATGGAAAATAATGCTAGTTCTATTAcaagtaaatttattttatttctttttgctgGACATATTACTATTTCAACAA GCAACCAATGTACAGACTACGTGCTTTTGGATGGTCCGGAAGAAGAAGCAAGATCCCCACTCCTCGGCATTTCTGGTTCTGCCATTTCAGATGATCGCTTGGCAACAGGGTGGTATAGATCTAACCTTACCGCCGGTACAGACATGACTAAAAACTGTCCACTTTTAATGCGTTGTGGTACGATGTATCCCATATGGCTGAACG GAACCATACCAACTGTTAGTGAAGGAGAAGTAGTGAGATCTGTATGCAAGCTTAGCATAAGTGGCTCTTGTTGTGACTCAAGTTATAATAGCTTAACAATAAAAATTAAGAACTGTGGAGACTTCAGAGTTTATTATTTAGACACGAGTGGTGTACCAGCAAGCTCTGCATTTTGCTTTG gtGATATTCCGAAAGAAACAACGACATCAGATCAAACTGTTATGGTTTCCGCAG GTTTGTCTACTTTACAAAGTACAGCCATGCCAGACTCTGAAAGTACAAGGTCAGGATCACAAAATATAGTAACTACTACTTCAGTGAAACCGACAACACAAAACTCAACCACAGTAGAACAAGGCACAACATCAAGTACATCTGTCATTAACCAATTTATGTCTACTAGAGCTGGTGTCAAACACGTTAATAAAACAACAACAGAGACTACAACATTACCGGCTTCTGTTAGTGTTGAGATGACTACAATCACTGAAAGCACAACACTGATAACGGCTACTGATTCTACTGTAAAGTCAATCACTGGTAACATAGGATTGACGAATATTACAGATTCCACTGTTACATCTACACAGACAAATACAACACTCAACGACGAATCATCTGTTCAGATTGAAACCGTGACTGGTAATGGCTTGTCAACCAATAGAAACAATGAGTTAGCAACAACTATTGCACTAACAACAGGGATGGGGCGAGAGATTATAG TATCTACCAGCACTGATATGGTTTTGATTATTGTTGCCTGTGTTTGTGTGACGCTTGCTGTTATTTGTGTCATCGGTATGATTGTATTGTGTTG tttattAAGAAAACGACAAAACCAGAGAAAAAGCAGTCTGCCTTGGGAACAAATTAAAATGGACAATATCAAGCAATATGAAGAAATTCAGCAAAATCTGGAGTATGACTATATTGACGATATCAATGTTGGATCTAATAACGACGCATCATTTAATTCATTTCGTGGCATGGAAAATCGCGATGACAGTTCTAGTCGATATGTTAGATATGTTGAAGATCcaactgaagaaaaaaatgtaagatATGTTGAAGAACAAAGTCAAGAAAATAGTTATTACCATAGTATGGCTGAAGGTTCTTCACAGAAAACATCAAGCAATACATACGATTATATCGAAAGTGACACAACTGAAAATACAGAACTATATCATCATATGAGTTCACCTGCATTCGATATCGTCcactatacaaacaaagaaaaaatgaaagaagctttttcagaaaaggattttgaACACAAGTACAATACTAACCCAAATAAAGCTGTAGAAACCCAGTTTAAGGTCGAAACAGAAGAAAACTTAACGGCCAACAACGATAAGACAAATACTGAATGCTTGTTGAACAATGGTAATATCATTGACGACGAAAGCCAATATATAATACCTTCCAAAAAATCACACAGTTGTACTCAAGAAGACATTAAAGATTTAGCACCAGACACTGACAAAATAACAGAGCTACAGTACCAAAATGTTCAAACAATAAGCCAATGTAGTTAG
- the LOC143085645 gene encoding uncharacterized protein LOC143085645: MTSYELFNPDSIELKKRHLTDLTFWKQYAEEKAAYHDLLSKKILKTVNDYRKKLVKIDGYKDFPLLKSFEASMTRDETQAEEIRSVASSFSCLFRDLQSALDSISTSEYEKEAVAFRKLVKIHSKVLRETESDRDKISHVAFKLERIYTNACKNEKYNSTKQLLDNTISSYDINKESELLLRAKIISKSVELKKLWMEEEKERLDVLLRGWKDCLTAENQLLKHTHQSHGDRALKIAGNIYNEDVCSELAIMRTSPHKYRDFEDSCTLVGKAAKHLDTGDKLNTTDEEITKLHGKSRCKTAVGAVGKNNNTDEKHCKSLTILQTPSANIPPEKNRSATLPASERRKTDRRKDRQLAHSIAKDDNRYEISRRRKTKKSNARATLPYHPEDLQYTEIQDLSKVDDNTSDDENLSVFGDKRLKHGKTKTKIESGDGVKNQKCSKKKVYARVIPQRRQTEDTRRTVTHHDHSNEGSLDSSDDDSSVTDSGGVASTDHYSSVERESFTGEATTANKKGKTIPVSDSATFSYLSASEILNLREDATRRLNVHLHLVATEMYKSNDYSTLSLKKGESIVMMQTPTTEGLAFGYKKIRLNTKKKYGLFHVNLTKIDYSVNQNLENVLRIKQ, encoded by the exons ATGACTTCGTATGAACTGTTCAATCCGGATTCCATTGAATTAAAGAAGAGACA TTTAACAGATCTGACTTTCTGGAAACAGTACGCTGAGGAGAAAGCAGCATACCACGATTTATtatcaaagaaaatattaaagaCCGTCAATGATTACAGGAAGAAGTTAGTAAAAATAGATGGCTACAAAG ATTTTCCACTGTTGAAATCATTCGAGGCATCAATGACGCGTGATGAAACACAAGCAGAAGAAATAAGATCTGTTGCTTCAAGTTTCTCTTGTCTTTTCCGAGATTTACAAAG TGCATTAGACAGTATATCTACATCGGAATATGAGAAAGAAGCAGTTGCTTTTAGAAAGCTAGTAAAGATACATTCCAAGGTTTTGAGAGAAACAGAATCGGATAGAGAt AAAATAAGCCATGTTGCATTTAAACTAgaaagaatatatacaaatgcTTGCAAAAATGAAAAGTACAATTCCACAAAACAGCTACTTGACAACACAATTTCTAGTTACGATATCAACAAAGAAAGCGAGCTGCTTCTTCGGGCAAAAATCATTTCG AAGTCTGTGGAGCTCAAGAAATTATGGATGGAAGAAGAGAAAGAAAGGCTTGATGTTCTACTGAGGGGATGGAAAGATTGTTTAACGGCTGAAAATCAGCTTCTTAAACACACACACCAAAGTCATGGAGACAGAGCATTGAAGATAGCCGGCAATATATATAATGAAGATGTTTGTTCTGAGTTGGCTATTATGAGAACGTCGCCTCACAAATACAGAGATTTCGAg GATAGTTGTACACTGGTAGGTAAAGCAGCAAAACATTTGGATACGGGCGACAAGTTGAATACCACAGACGAAGAAATTACAAAATTACATGGTAAATCGCGGTGCAAAACAGCAGTCGGTGCCGttggaaaaaacaacaacactgaCGAAAAACACTGTAAATCATTGACAATACTCCAAACACCAAGTGCCAATATACCACCTGAAAAGAATCGATCAGCTACACTTCCGGCAAGTGAAAGACGTAAAACAGATCGTCGAAAGGACAGACAGCTAGCCCATTCAATTGCTAAAGACGACAATCGGTATGAGATATCTCGACGTCGCAAAACGAAAAAGAGCAACGCACGTGCAACGTTACCCTACCACCCAGAGGATCTCCAGTATACAGAGATTCAAGATTTATCTAAAGTGGACGACAATACGAGCGATGATGAGAACCTGTCTGTTTTTGGTGATAAAAGATTGAAACATG GTAAGACTAAAACGAAGATAGAATCTGGAGATGGCGTAAAAAACCAAAAATGTAGCAAAAAGAAAGTATATGCTCGAGTTATACCACAAAGAAGACAGACAGAAGATACAAGACGTACTGTTACCCACCATGATCATTCTAATGAAG GATCCCTTGATTCCTCTGATGATGATTCATCCGTCACAGATAGCGGGGGTGTGGCATCAACAGACCACTATTCATCTGTAGAACGTGAAAGCTTTACTGGTGAAGCAACAACTGCAAacaaaaagggaaaaacaattcCAGTTTCAGACAGTGCAACCTTTTCTTATTTATCCGCATCTGAGATACTCAATCTGAGAGAAGATGCTACCAGACGGCTGAATGTTCATCTCCACTTAGTCGCTACTGAGATGTATAAGAGCAACGATTATAGCACGCTGTCTTTGAAGAAAG